One Diospyros lotus cultivar Yz01 chromosome 1, ASM1463336v1, whole genome shotgun sequence genomic window carries:
- the LOC127795154 gene encoding G-type lectin S-receptor-like serine/threonine-protein kinase LECRK3 has product MAAPTFIFLIVSAIWNVAAAQTRGGGGARNITRGSSLTPTGNSSWLSPSGHYAFGFYPQGAGGYAVGVFVAGIPDKTVVWTANRDNPPPATTNLTLQLTVDGTFILQSPQEQSSPIDDAWQNISSASMLDTGNFVLYNSDQEKVWESFEHPTDTILPGQTLSVNQELVSAASETDHASGIFRLKMQSDRNLVQYPVNTPDTAQFAYWSSGIYGTGDQVTLNLDNSGRLYLFNSSIVLRNITEGEPSKEDTIIMMRLDSDGIFRVYSHSLEGNGIWSVLWQSTTDKCAPKGVCGVNGFCVLNDGKATCSCLPGFDFVDPSNSTSGCVRNFIAQSCRDEHRSTENDMKDVENVGWGGEDNSYLELSSVTKEECKEACLKDCNCEATVFENGKCRKLRLPLKYGRILLGEGYTATTYVKVGTSDQPVIPSKNPEKEIKKETRVGILITGVSLAGLAFVVVIISGVVIYRNRIWVYRMISEKANYELGEDVCLRAFTFFEMEQITNGFKHELGRGSSATVFKGIIPHTQKVVAVKRLEKMLTESEQEFHTEVKVIGRTHHRNLVRLIGYCIEGANRLLVYDYMINGSLANLLFTARNQLNWDERIGIALDIARGILYLHEECETQIIHCDIKPHNILMDENMIARISDFGLAKLLKPDQTKTFTRIRGTKGYVAPEWHRKLPVTVKADVYSFGVVLLEIICCRSCLDWSLPEEEAVLEEWVYDCFEAGELGKLIGDEGIDKRKLERMVKVGLWCIQDEPSLRPSMKKVVLMLEGTVDIPTPPSPTSFLSTI; this is encoded by the coding sequence ATGGCTGCTCCAACCTTCATCTTTCTCATTGTCTCTGCGATATGGAACGTAGCAGCGGCTCAAacaagaggaggaggaggagctcGCAATATAACAAGAGGATCTTCTCTCACGCCCACCGGCAACTCCTCGTGGCTCTCCCCCTCCGGTCACTATGCCTTCGGATTCTACCCCCAAGGCGCCGGCGGCTATGCCGTCGGAGTCTTTGTGGCCGGAATTCCGGACAAGACGGTGGTGTGGACTGCAAACAGGGATAATCCGCCACCGGCTACCACAAATCTCACCCTTCAGCTCACTGTTGATGGCACGTTCATACTGCAGTCTCCGCAAGAGCAGAGCAGCCCCATTGATGACGCTTGGCAGAACATTTCTTCGGCTTCCATGCTCGACACCGGCAATTTTGTGCTCTATAACTCCGATCAGGAGAAAGTCTGGGAGAGTTTTGAACACCCAACTGACACAATTCTACCCGGTCAGACCCTCTCAGTAAACCAAGAGCTGGTCTCCGCCGCTTCGGAAACTGATCACGCGTCGGGGATTTTCAGGCTCAAGATGCAAAGTGACAGGAATCTTGTCCAGTACCCAGTGAATACTCCAGACACGGCCCAATTCGCATACTGGTCATCGGGGATATATGGAACAGGGGATCAGGTCACTCTGAATCTCGACAATAGTGGCCGCCTCTATTTGTTCAACTCAAGTATCGTCCTAAGAAACATAACCGAAGGAGAACCTTCAAAGGAAGATACGATTATCATGATGAGACTTGATTCAGATGGCATCTTCCGAGTGTATTCACACAGCTTGGAGGGGAACGGCATCTGGTCAGTTCTGTGGCAATCTACAACTGATAAGTGTGCTCCGAAGGGTGTCTGCGGTGTAAATGGATTTTGTGTCCTAAATGACGGCAAAGCCACCTGTAGCTGCCTTCCAGGATTCGATTTTGTTGACCCGAGCAATAGCACTTCTGGGTGTGTGAGGAATTTCATTGCGCAAAGTTGCAGAGACGAGCATCGGAGCACTGAGAATGATATGAAGGATGTGGAGAATGTCGGGTGGGGAGGTGAAGATAATTCCTACTTGGAGCTATCGTCAGTGACAAAGGAAGAGTGTAAAGAAGCCTGCCTTAAGGACTGTAACTGCGAAGCCACCGTGTTTGAGAACGGCAAGTGCAGAAAGCTAAGGCTTCCTCTGAAGTACGGGAGAATATTGTTGGGAGAGGGCTACACTGCTACTACTTACGTCAAGGTGGGCACATCTGATCAACCAGTGATCCCCAGTAAAAATCCtgagaaagaaatcaagaaaGAGACGAGAGTGGGCATTCTAATCACTGGTGTTTCGCTTGCTGGGCTTGCCTTTGTGGTTGTGATAATTTCTGGAGTTGTCATTTACAGAAACCGCATTTGGGTGTACAGAATGATCTCTGAGAAAGCGAATTATGAATTGGGTGAAGATGTGTGTCTACGGGCTTTTACTTTCTTTGAAATGGAGCAGATTACGAATGGATTCAAGCATGAGCTGGGTAGAGGATCTTCAGCAACGGTTTTCAAAGGGATCATTCCGCACACCCAAAAGGTTGTGGCTGTGAAGAGACTAGAGAAAATGCTAACGGAGAGTGAACAAGAATTTCATACGGAGGTCAAGGTGATTGGAAGAACTCATCACCGGAACCTTGTTCGTCTGATTGGTTATTGCATTGAAGGAGCAAATAGGCTTCTTGTGTATGACTATATGATCAATGGATCACTTGCAAATCTTCTCTTCACGGCTAGAAACCAGCTAAATTGGGACGAAAGGATTGGGATTGCTCTTGACATTGCCAGAGGCATCCTATACCTCCACGAAGAGTGTGAGACACAAATAATCCATTGTGACATAAAGCCTCATAACATACTCATGGACGAGAACATGATCGCTAGAATCAGTGACTTTGGATTGGCAAAGCTTTTGAAACCAGACCAAACTAAAACCTTTACCAGGATAAGAGGGACAAAGGGGTATGTGGCACCAGAGTGGCATCGAAAACTCCCTGTGACAGTCAAAGCAGACGTCTATAGCTTCGGAGTTGTGTTGTTAGAGATCATATGTTGTCGAAGTTGCTTAGATTGGAGCCTCCCGGAGGAAGAGGCGGTGCTTGAGGAATGGGTGTACGATTGTTTTGAGGCCGGGGAGTTGGGAAAACTGATTGGTGATGAAGGGATTGACAAGAGAAAACTGGAGAGAATGGTCAAAGTAGGGCTTTGGTGCATACAGGATGAACCGTCACTGCGTCCTTCAATGAAGAAAGTTGTGTTAATGCTTGAAGGGACTGTGGACATCCCTACACCTCCAAGTCCTACTTCCTTTTTGAGTACAATCTAA